A window of the Henckelia pumila isolate YLH828 chromosome 3, ASM3356847v2, whole genome shotgun sequence genome harbors these coding sequences:
- the LOC140890605 gene encoding PI-PLC X domain-containing protein At5g67130 isoform X1 — protein MDLLFLIATAILRHPMLACLAELRGMKPRSIFPIGRHIFLLQVVLFLFFSPLFIPTSTACSNGNCQLLESCVSAIDCGPGLYCGNCPSLGKNQPYCIRGQATAPASIISGLPFNKYSWLVAHNAFSRVDAPLLTGAQRVTFYNQEDTVTNQLMNGVRGLMLDMYDFENDIWLCHSFRGQCYNITAFEPAINTLREVEVFLTQNPSEIVTIIIEDYVHTPKGLTRVFADAGLDKYWYPVSRMPKKGEDWPTINNMARNNYRLLVFTSDSSKEATEGIAYQWKYMVENEPGDPGIIPGSCPNRKESKPLNSRTASLFLMNYFPTMPVQSEACKEHSSPLSDMVATCYKSARNLLPNFLAVNFYMRSDGGGVFNVLDYMNGQSLCGCSTVYACQAGAPFGSCKTISVSNTTQPASATDGSFSGSVQLTSYAAVIIVPPPSFLCLLLFLVSISFL, from the exons ATGGATTTACTTTTCCTCATTGCCACTGCCATTTTACGACACCCGATGTTGGCATGTTTGGCGGAGCTCCGTGGTATGAAGCCACGCTCAATTTTTCCCATTGGGCGCCATATTTTTCTATTGCAAGTTGTGTTATTTCTTTTCTTCTCACCTCTGTTCATTCCCACCTCCACCGCCTGCTCCAATGGCAATTGTCAG CTTCTGGAATCCTGTGTTTCTGCTATTGACTGTGGGCCTGGTCTGTACTGTGGGAACTGCCCTTCACTTGGCAAGAATCAACCTTATTGCATTAGGGGTCAAGCGACTGCACCAGCTTCTATT ATTAGTGGGCTGCCCTTCAACAAGTACTCTTGGCTGGTGGCACATAATGCCTTCTCCCGTGTGGATGCACCCTTGTTGACTGGTGCCCAAAGAGTTACTTTTTACAATCAAGAAGACACTGTTACTAATCAATTGATG AATGGAGTAAGGGGACTTATGCTGGATATGTATGACTTCGAGAACGATATTTGGTTATGCCATTCATTCCGTGGCCAATGCTACAACATCACCGCATTT GAACCTGCAATAAATACACTGAGAGAAGTGGAAGTATTCTTGACTCAAAATCCTTCGGAAATTGTTACTATCATAATTGAGGATTATGTTCATACGCCAAAAGGGCTAACAAGGGTGTTTGCTGATGCTGGTTTGGACAAGTATTGGTATCCGGTTTCGAGGATGCCCAAGAAGGGAGAAGATTGGCCGACTATTAATAACATGGCAAGAAACAATTATCGTCTATTGGTTTTCACTTCTGATTCTTCAAAGGAGGCTACTGAGGGAATTGCATACCAGTGGAAGTACATGGTGGAAAATGAGC CTGGAGATCCTGGAATTATACCTGGTTCATGCCCGAATAGAAAGGAATCAAAGCCACTCAATTCAAGAACTGCCTCTCTATTTCTAATGAACTACTTTCCAACCATGCCAGTTCAAAGTGAAGCTTGCAAAGAGCATTCTTCCCCGTTATCTGATATGGTTGCAACCTGTTATAAATCAGCCAGGAATCTGTTGCCCAACTTTTTAGCTGTGAATTTTTACATG AGAAGTGATGGAGGAGGTGTTTTCAATGTTTTGGATTACATGAATGGCCAGTCATTGTGTGGGTGCAGCACTGTATATGCCTGCCAG GCTGGAGCACCGTTTGGAAGCTGCAAAACTATTTCTGTGTCAAACACAACTCAGCCTGCCTCTGCAACTGATGGGAGCTTTTCGGGTTCTGTTCAGTTAACGAGCTACGCTGCAGTCATCATTGTCCCTCCTCCATCGTTTCTATGCCTGTTACTTTTTCTTGTGTCCATTTCTTTTCTGTGA
- the LOC140890605 gene encoding PI-PLC X domain-containing protein At5g67130 isoform X2 — protein sequence MFGGAPWYEATLNFSHWAPYFSIASCVISFLLTSVHSHLHRLLQWQLSEFGQLLESCVSAIDCGPGLYCGNCPSLGKNQPYCIRGQATAPASIISGLPFNKYSWLVAHNAFSRVDAPLLTGAQRVTFYNQEDTVTNQLMNGVRGLMLDMYDFENDIWLCHSFRGQCYNITAFEPAINTLREVEVFLTQNPSEIVTIIIEDYVHTPKGLTRVFADAGLDKYWYPVSRMPKKGEDWPTINNMARNNYRLLVFTSDSSKEATEGIAYQWKYMVENEPGDPGIIPGSCPNRKESKPLNSRTASLFLMNYFPTMPVQSEACKEHSSPLSDMVATCYKSARNLLPNFLAVNFYMRSDGGGVFNVLDYMNGQSLCGCSTVYACQAGAPFGSCKTISVSNTTQPASATDGSFSGSVQLTSYAAVIIVPPPSFLCLLLFLVSISFL from the exons ATGTTTGGCGGAGCTCCGTGGTATGAAGCCACGCTCAATTTTTCCCATTGGGCGCCATATTTTTCTATTGCAAGTTGTGTTATTTCTTTTCTTCTCACCTCTGTTCATTCCCACCTCCACCGCCTGCTCCAATGGCAATTGTCAG AGTTTGGGCAGCTTCTGGAATCCTGTGTTTCTGCTATTGACTGTGGGCCTGGTCTGTACTGTGGGAACTGCCCTTCACTTGGCAAGAATCAACCTTATTGCATTAGGGGTCAAGCGACTGCACCAGCTTCTATT ATTAGTGGGCTGCCCTTCAACAAGTACTCTTGGCTGGTGGCACATAATGCCTTCTCCCGTGTGGATGCACCCTTGTTGACTGGTGCCCAAAGAGTTACTTTTTACAATCAAGAAGACACTGTTACTAATCAATTGATG AATGGAGTAAGGGGACTTATGCTGGATATGTATGACTTCGAGAACGATATTTGGTTATGCCATTCATTCCGTGGCCAATGCTACAACATCACCGCATTT GAACCTGCAATAAATACACTGAGAGAAGTGGAAGTATTCTTGACTCAAAATCCTTCGGAAATTGTTACTATCATAATTGAGGATTATGTTCATACGCCAAAAGGGCTAACAAGGGTGTTTGCTGATGCTGGTTTGGACAAGTATTGGTATCCGGTTTCGAGGATGCCCAAGAAGGGAGAAGATTGGCCGACTATTAATAACATGGCAAGAAACAATTATCGTCTATTGGTTTTCACTTCTGATTCTTCAAAGGAGGCTACTGAGGGAATTGCATACCAGTGGAAGTACATGGTGGAAAATGAGC CTGGAGATCCTGGAATTATACCTGGTTCATGCCCGAATAGAAAGGAATCAAAGCCACTCAATTCAAGAACTGCCTCTCTATTTCTAATGAACTACTTTCCAACCATGCCAGTTCAAAGTGAAGCTTGCAAAGAGCATTCTTCCCCGTTATCTGATATGGTTGCAACCTGTTATAAATCAGCCAGGAATCTGTTGCCCAACTTTTTAGCTGTGAATTTTTACATG AGAAGTGATGGAGGAGGTGTTTTCAATGTTTTGGATTACATGAATGGCCAGTCATTGTGTGGGTGCAGCACTGTATATGCCTGCCAG GCTGGAGCACCGTTTGGAAGCTGCAAAACTATTTCTGTGTCAAACACAACTCAGCCTGCCTCTGCAACTGATGGGAGCTTTTCGGGTTCTGTTCAGTTAACGAGCTACGCTGCAGTCATCATTGTCCCTCCTCCATCGTTTCTATGCCTGTTACTTTTTCTTGTGTCCATTTCTTTTCTGTGA